Below is a genomic region from Pedobacter cryoconitis.
TGACAGGGCAGTAAGCCCGAAAATCTCTTCCAGATTAGGTTGCCAGTGTATAGTGATCAACGGAAATATCGAAGTCACTATCCCTAACCAATCAGAATTTTTAGGCCATTAATATTATAAAACAAGAAAACATGCAGGATAAGTTTGCTTTACCAATTCACTGGCAGGATCATGAAGATATTGCGCAGGAATTATATGAAAAGTTTGGAGATGATTTTAATGAATCTAAAATCTACAGAATCAGGTTTACTGAATTAGTGGACTGGGTTCTTTCCTTACCTAATTTCAAAGGTACCAGAGAAGAAAGCAATGAAGGTCACCTGGAGCAAATCCAGTC
It encodes:
- the iscX gene encoding Fe-S cluster assembly protein IscX; its protein translation is MQDKFALPIHWQDHEDIAQELYEKFGDDFNESKIYRIRFTELVDWVLSLPNFKGTREESNEGHLEQIQSAWVYEWRDNQD